One genomic segment of Aquipluma nitroreducens includes these proteins:
- a CDS encoding cell division protein FtsQ/DivIB, with protein MRIVKKILIILGWVCLVGAIGFTIYYAYMEREAVRCQEIVVNINPNSPKFLDETEIANMIEKSGEMIIGNRLSKININLVETALNSSSSLANVQVFKKVESKGLSFKGKLVVSLDERTPIIRIKNSTDDYYMDMEGNKIPTSPKYVERIMIASGPIADPEIQKNLLKMADFVNKDDFWRAQIEQVFVQANGELLLLPQVGDYLIEFGTPDDFVVKFRNLKEVYQQGFKNLGWNKYRTISVKYRNQVVCTKK; from the coding sequence ATGAGGATCGTTAAAAAGATATTGATCATTTTGGGTTGGGTGTGTCTGGTAGGAGCTATCGGATTTACAATCTACTACGCTTACATGGAGCGCGAAGCCGTGAGGTGTCAGGAAATTGTAGTGAATATCAATCCGAATTCTCCAAAATTTCTTGACGAAACCGAGATTGCGAATATGATTGAAAAATCGGGTGAAATGATTATTGGAAACAGGCTTTCGAAGATTAATATCAATTTAGTGGAGACTGCATTAAACTCATCTTCGTCGCTGGCTAATGTGCAGGTTTTCAAAAAGGTCGAATCCAAAGGTTTGTCGTTCAAGGGAAAATTGGTGGTTAGTTTGGATGAGAGAACCCCAATTATCCGGATCAAAAATTCGACAGATGACTACTATATGGATATGGAGGGAAATAAAATTCCGACATCGCCAAAATATGTTGAGCGGATTATGATTGCTTCGGGACCCATTGCTGATCCGGAGATACAGAAGAATTTGCTAAAAATGGCCGATTTTGTGAATAAGGATGATTTTTGGAGAGCTCAAATTGAGCAGGTTTTTGTTCAGGCCAATGGCGAGTTACTGCTGTTGCCACAGGTTGGTGATTACCTGATAGAGTTTGGGACACCGGATGATTTTGTTGTGAAATTTAGAAACTTAAAAGAAGTATACCAACAAGGATTTAAAAATCTGGGTTGGAACAAGTATCGAACCATCAGTGTGAAATATCGGAACCAGGTTGTTTGTACAAAAAAGTAG
- a CDS encoding FtsW/RodA/SpoVE family cell cycle protein — translation MAGRLAKIFKGDLTLWVILIFLSLISLVIVYSATGKLAYREANGNTMYYLIRQVLFILVGFGIMLFLVNVLPVTLYFKISPVLIGITIFTLILAIIQYKLTGSADNKETSRSLNMPFFSFQPAELAKISLIMYAARLLSKAQRTEEELKIAFYWITGVSGVVCFLIFMSNFSTAALVFVTILILMLIARVSFKYILSLVGAGIVAVFLIYGAATAFPDSIGKAGRIATVKGRIDDFVHGDNNAVNGTTQADYARLAIFEGGVLGKGPGNSEVSNYMEAGYNDFIYAIFIEEYGFVGGAFLALLYLILLFRGVIIVRRCERTFPAFMVTGLVLLMTFQAFINMAVSVGAVPVTGQPLPWVSMGGSSMLFTAASFGVILAVSANNQKNKVLAEKSSQAEQPAVGETQNEDQAL, via the coding sequence ATGGCAGGCAGACTGGCTAAAATATTTAAGGGGGATTTAACGCTTTGGGTGATATTGATCTTTTTATCACTGATTTCATTGGTAATTGTGTACAGTGCAACGGGGAAACTGGCCTATCGCGAAGCAAACGGGAATACCATGTATTACCTGATCAGACAGGTCTTGTTTATCCTGGTGGGATTTGGAATTATGCTTTTCCTGGTGAATGTTTTACCGGTTACGCTTTATTTTAAAATATCTCCTGTGCTGATTGGGATTACCATATTCACCTTGATTTTAGCCATCATTCAGTATAAATTAACGGGAAGTGCCGATAATAAGGAAACGTCTCGTTCGTTGAATATGCCGTTCTTTAGCTTTCAGCCGGCCGAGTTGGCGAAGATTTCACTGATCATGTATGCGGCGCGACTGTTATCAAAAGCTCAGCGCACCGAAGAAGAACTTAAAATAGCATTTTATTGGATTACTGGAGTTTCCGGAGTGGTTTGTTTCCTGATTTTCATGAGCAATTTCTCTACGGCAGCGCTTGTATTTGTTACTATTCTAATCCTGATGTTGATTGCACGTGTTTCGTTTAAATATATTTTATCACTTGTTGGAGCCGGTATTGTGGCTGTATTTCTAATCTATGGGGCAGCGACTGCTTTCCCTGATAGTATTGGAAAAGCCGGACGTATCGCTACCGTTAAAGGACGTATCGACGACTTTGTTCATGGCGATAACAATGCAGTAAATGGAACAACTCAGGCCGATTATGCCCGTCTGGCAATTTTTGAGGGTGGCGTATTGGGAAAAGGCCCGGGCAACAGTGAAGTAAGTAACTACATGGAAGCCGGCTATAACGACTTTATTTATGCCATTTTTATTGAAGAATATGGCTTTGTCGGAGGTGCTTTTCTGGCCTTGCTTTACCTTATTTTATTATTCCGGGGAGTAATTATCGTTCGTCGGTGCGAACGAACATTCCCGGCTTTTATGGTTACCGGCTTGGTTTTGCTGATGACCTTTCAGGCATTCATTAACATGGCCGTTTCGGTGGGTGCCGTTCCAGTTACCGGGCAGCCTTTGCCGTGGGTAAGTATGGGAGGTTCGTCGATGTTGTTTACTGCAGCTTCGTTCGGAGTTATTCTGGCAGTGAGCGCGAATAATCAAAAAAATAAAGTCCTGGCCGAAAAATCCTCTCAGGCAGAACAACCAGCTGTTGGTGAAACGCAAAATGAAGATCAGGCATTATAG
- the mraY gene encoding phospho-N-acetylmuramoyl-pentapeptide-transferase, which translates to MFYHLYQLLKDYDVPGLGMFQYISFRSGAAIIVSLLITIGFGKKLIKFLQRKQIGEEVRDLGLEGQMQKKGTPTMGGIIILASILIPTLLFARLNNVYIILMIITTVWLGLIGFADDYIKVFLKDKQGLAGKFKILGQVSLGIIVAATLYFSDDVVVRQRVVDVNGMFVKEMVTDSITGQKRLQHVTKAVKSTRTTIPFMKNHELSYGTFVAFFGKNARNWGWIVYALAIILIITAVSNAANLTDGIDGLATGTSAISGATLGILAYVSGNVIYADYLNIMYIPNLGELTVFISAFIGATVGFLWYNSYPAQVFMGDTGSLALGGILAVFAIIIRKEILIPILCGIFVIENLSVVIQVAYFKYTKRKYGEGRRVFLMSPIHHHFQKQGIPEPKIVTRFWIVGIILAVLTIVTLKMR; encoded by the coding sequence ATGTTTTACCACCTGTATCAGCTTTTAAAGGATTATGATGTTCCAGGTTTGGGAATGTTTCAATACATCTCTTTCCGGTCGGGGGCGGCGATTATTGTATCGTTGCTGATTACCATCGGGTTTGGGAAAAAGCTGATCAAATTTTTACAGCGCAAGCAAATTGGCGAAGAAGTTCGCGACCTGGGACTTGAGGGTCAGATGCAGAAAAAAGGTACACCGACAATGGGAGGAATCATTATTTTGGCTTCGATCCTTATTCCGACACTTTTGTTTGCCCGGCTCAATAATGTCTATATTATCCTGATGATCATCACCACGGTTTGGCTTGGTTTGATTGGGTTTGCCGATGATTACATCAAAGTTTTCCTGAAAGATAAACAAGGATTGGCCGGAAAGTTCAAGATTTTAGGACAGGTTTCTTTGGGAATTATAGTTGCCGCAACCTTGTATTTCTCAGACGATGTAGTGGTTCGCCAGAGGGTTGTCGATGTCAACGGAATGTTTGTGAAAGAAATGGTGACCGACAGTATTACCGGTCAGAAGCGATTGCAACATGTGACAAAGGCAGTTAAATCGACAAGAACGACGATTCCATTCATGAAAAACCATGAGTTGAGTTACGGCACGTTTGTGGCTTTTTTTGGTAAAAATGCCAGGAATTGGGGCTGGATTGTTTATGCTTTGGCCATTATTTTGATCATTACCGCAGTTTCGAATGCAGCCAACCTCACTGATGGAATTGATGGGCTGGCAACCGGGACTTCGGCCATTAGCGGGGCAACTCTGGGGATTCTGGCCTATGTGAGCGGTAACGTCATTTATGCCGATTACCTGAACATTATGTACATTCCGAATTTGGGCGAGTTGACCGTATTTATTTCCGCATTTATCGGAGCAACCGTCGGGTTTCTCTGGTACAATTCATACCCTGCACAGGTGTTCATGGGCGATACCGGTAGTTTGGCGTTGGGTGGTATTCTGGCCGTTTTTGCCATTATTATCCGGAAGGAAATCCTGATTCCGATTTTGTGCGGAATCTTCGTAATCGAAAATCTTTCGGTAGTTATTCAGGTAGCTTATTTTAAATATACCAAACGGAAATATGGCGAAGGTCGCCGTGTTTTCCTGATGAGTCCGATCCATCATCATTTTCAGAAACAGGGAATACCTGAACCAAAAATTGTGACCCGTTTTTGGATCGTCGGGATTATCCTGGCGGTATTGACGATCGTAACCTTAAAAATGCGATAA
- the murG gene encoding undecaprenyldiphospho-muramoylpentapeptide beta-N-acetylglucosaminyltransferase: MKKLKVIVSGGGTGGHIFPAVSIANEIKERLPETEILFVGALGKMEMERVPAAGYRIVGLPVVGFPRKPSLKMLTFFWKLFQSMRLANKVIADFSPDVAIGVGGFASGPVLKAAVRKGVPAVLQEQNSYAGVTNKLLASKVNKICVAYPNMERYFPAEKIVVTGNPIRKNLIDAVVNKTEAYEYFKLIAGKPVVLLVGGSLGARTLNESVMANLELIRESDAQVVWQTGSYYYKEMLERLGDNCPKNLQAMEFVSRMDLAYAVADVVISRAGAGTISELCLLGKPSVLVPSPNVAEDHQTKNAMALVENQAALLIKDADSKEQLWPETFKLLADKQRLNSLSENIRKLAKPNAAKEIVDVILEVVESRKSEVRSQK; encoded by the coding sequence ATGAAAAAGTTAAAAGTCATAGTAAGTGGGGGAGGAACCGGGGGACATATTTTCCCGGCTGTTTCCATTGCCAACGAGATCAAGGAACGTTTGCCTGAAACTGAAATCCTGTTTGTAGGCGCTCTTGGAAAAATGGAAATGGAACGTGTTCCGGCTGCTGGCTACCGCATTGTTGGTTTGCCGGTCGTTGGTTTTCCACGGAAACCCTCCCTGAAAATGTTGACTTTCTTCTGGAAGTTATTCCAGAGTATGCGTTTGGCCAATAAAGTAATTGCAGACTTTAGCCCTGACGTGGCAATCGGAGTGGGAGGTTTTGCCAGTGGACCGGTATTGAAGGCTGCCGTTCGCAAAGGCGTTCCGGCTGTACTTCAGGAACAGAATTCGTATGCGGGGGTAACCAACAAATTACTGGCCTCGAAGGTGAATAAAATTTGCGTGGCGTACCCAAACATGGAACGGTATTTCCCGGCTGAAAAGATTGTGGTTACTGGTAATCCGATTCGCAAAAATCTGATTGATGCGGTAGTTAATAAAACAGAGGCTTACGAATATTTCAAACTGATTGCTGGAAAACCGGTAGTGTTGCTTGTTGGCGGAAGTTTGGGAGCACGCACGCTGAATGAAAGTGTAATGGCTAATCTGGAGCTGATTCGGGAGTCTGATGCTCAGGTTGTTTGGCAAACAGGAAGCTACTATTATAAAGAGATGCTTGAGCGATTGGGCGACAATTGTCCTAAGAATCTTCAAGCGATGGAGTTCGTGTCAAGGATGGATTTGGCTTATGCAGTGGCTGATGTAGTCATCTCAAGAGCTGGTGCAGGTACCATTTCGGAGCTTTGCCTGTTGGGCAAACCATCGGTTTTGGTGCCGTCGCCCAATGTGGCCGAGGACCATCAGACCAAAAATGCAATGGCACTTGTTGAAAATCAGGCCGCTTTGTTGATAAAAGATGCCGATTCGAAAGAACAATTATGGCCAGAGACCTTTAAATTGCTGGCTGATAAACAGCGGTTAAACAGCCTTTCCGAAAACATCAGGAAACTAGCAAAACCTAATGCTGCCAAAGAAATTGTAGATGTGATTCTGGAGGTAGTTGAGAGTCGGAAGTCAGAAGTCAGAAGTCAGAAGTAA
- the ftsA gene encoding cell division protein FtsA: MDKNEKIFAAVDIGSTKIVALAGKKNEEGKIQIVGLGHSASRGVKRGVVLNVEEAFAAISDALGQAEKESGQDIETVFVNISGQQLTTQTTRQQKVFGRDHCVSESDIDQMMQMARQINLTEGMSIYHTNSEFYTIDGESGITNPVGSICEKIEANFKVHIAPDSYQRNIAMCFDRGSIQVQNAILDPIASSEVVLTEEEKETGVALVDIGGGTTKISIFYEGVLCHTSMVPFGGNVVTMDIKEGCSITVRQAESLKVQFGQAMADFAPEDKVVTIPINGWEPKQISFKSLAHIIQARMEEIVVQFFYQIRKSGYVDKLGAGIVITGGTSLLPNLGQLVKFHTGFDVRIGKPNLNTFVVRKSIDDPRFATALGLLKMAAEEEGLYGKKGRRKMRKEKSNEPGILSKMQNKIVQGVIGFFEEVPADTEMT; encoded by the coding sequence ATGGACAAGAACGAGAAAATTTTTGCAGCAGTAGATATCGGATCTACAAAAATTGTGGCCCTTGCCGGGAAAAAGAACGAAGAGGGAAAAATCCAGATTGTTGGACTTGGACATAGTGCATCGAGAGGCGTTAAACGGGGCGTTGTTCTGAATGTTGAAGAAGCTTTTGCCGCTATCAGCGATGCTCTTGGACAGGCAGAAAAAGAAAGCGGACAGGACATCGAAACCGTTTTTGTAAACATTTCGGGGCAGCAACTCACAACTCAAACAACGCGTCAGCAAAAAGTGTTTGGCCGCGATCATTGTGTGTCGGAATCCGATATCGACCAGATGATGCAAATGGCTCGTCAGATTAACCTGACAGAAGGAATGTCGATATATCACACGAATTCTGAGTTTTATACCATTGATGGGGAATCAGGAATAACCAATCCGGTAGGTTCAATCTGTGAGAAAATTGAAGCTAATTTTAAAGTTCATATTGCTCCTGATTCTTATCAGCGCAACATTGCCATGTGTTTCGATCGTGGTTCAATCCAGGTTCAGAATGCTATTCTCGATCCGATTGCCTCTTCCGAAGTGGTATTAACCGAAGAAGAAAAAGAAACCGGAGTCGCGTTGGTTGACATCGGTGGCGGAACAACTAAGATTTCTATTTTTTATGAAGGTGTACTTTGTCATACCTCGATGGTTCCGTTTGGAGGGAATGTGGTCACCATGGACATTAAAGAAGGCTGTTCCATAACTGTTAGACAGGCCGAATCGCTGAAAGTTCAGTTTGGACAGGCGATGGCCGATTTTGCTCCGGAAGATAAAGTGGTAACCATTCCAATTAACGGTTGGGAACCCAAGCAGATATCGTTTAAAAGTCTGGCTCACATTATTCAGGCTAGGATGGAAGAGATTGTGGTTCAATTTTTCTACCAGATACGCAAATCAGGTTACGTCGATAAACTTGGTGCCGGAATTGTAATTACAGGTGGCACTTCCTTGTTGCCTAATTTGGGACAATTGGTTAAGTTTCATACTGGATTCGATGTCCGTATAGGAAAACCAAACCTGAATACATTTGTTGTCCGGAAGAGCATCGACGATCCACGGTTTGCAACGGCATTGGGTTTACTTAAAATGGCTGCCGAGGAAGAAGGCTTGTACGGGAAAAAAGGACGTAGGAAAATGAGGAAAGAAAAGTCGAATGAGCCTGGAATATTATCGAAAATGCAAAATAAAATTGTTCAGGGTGTAATTGGTTTTTTTGAAGAAGTCCCTGCTGATACGGAAATGACTTAA
- the murC gene encoding UDP-N-acetylmuramate--L-alanine ligase: MNSPGFQPGGKKKPEAPRPHDKNKKSEGLLSDGMNGMKKRNKNRMLKFTDIKQVYFLGIGGIGMSALARYFASQGIAVSGYDRTATELTAALETEGIAVHYNDDPAMLPVNLNLADSLIVYTPAVPATHKELKTLISRGFEIHKRAEVLGIICNSKRTIAVAGTHGKTSVSTITAHILKSSTKGCAAFMGGISKNYKTNLLLDDTGSEWIVAEADEFDRSFLHLKPELAVITSMDADHLDIYGTHEKVIESFKLFAGNIKEGGALVHKKGLPLGTDPSSKYKAYSYSITETADFCAVNIELKDGYYQFDLKIPERTIEKLVLNYPGLLNVENAVAASALSLLAGVSAEEIRGAMATYAGVKRRFDIHLKNENFVLIDDYAHHPEELRATIQSVRDIYKDRTLTGVFQPHLYSRTNDFADGFAKSLDLLDEIVLLDIYPARELPMEGVTSDLIFKQLKNTNKRLCAKAELVKLAATFKPGIIIMMGAGDIDTLVEPVKGQLLKYEDR, from the coding sequence ATGAATAGCCCCGGGTTTCAACCCGGGGGAAAGAAAAAACCGGAGGCACCCCGTCCGCACGATAAAAATAAAAAGAGTGAAGGTCTCCTTTCGGACGGAATGAATGGAATGAAAAAAAGAAATAAAAATAGAATGTTAAAATTTACCGACATAAAGCAAGTGTATTTCCTCGGAATCGGGGGAATTGGAATGAGCGCTCTGGCACGTTATTTTGCGAGTCAGGGCATCGCTGTTTCTGGTTACGATCGCACTGCTACCGAATTAACTGCTGCCCTTGAAACCGAAGGAATTGCTGTGCATTACAACGACGATCCGGCTATGCTGCCAGTCAATCTGAATTTAGCTGATTCGCTGATTGTTTATACACCGGCAGTACCAGCCACTCACAAAGAATTGAAAACTTTGATTAGTCGCGGCTTTGAAATACATAAACGTGCTGAAGTGTTAGGCATTATCTGCAACAGCAAACGAACGATAGCGGTTGCCGGAACGCATGGTAAAACCTCTGTGTCGACTATTACTGCGCACATTCTGAAGTCATCGACCAAAGGCTGCGCTGCTTTTATGGGTGGAATTTCTAAAAATTATAAAACCAACCTTTTACTTGACGATACAGGCAGCGAGTGGATTGTTGCTGAAGCCGATGAGTTCGACCGTTCGTTCCTGCACCTTAAACCTGAACTGGCAGTGATTACCTCTATGGATGCCGATCATTTGGATATTTACGGAACGCACGAAAAAGTGATCGAAAGTTTTAAGCTTTTCGCCGGAAATATTAAAGAGGGTGGGGCGTTGGTTCATAAAAAGGGACTTCCGTTGGGTACTGATCCTTCATCCAAATACAAAGCCTATTCGTATTCAATTACTGAAACTGCTGATTTTTGTGCAGTTAATATTGAATTGAAAGATGGCTATTATCAGTTCGACCTGAAAATTCCGGAACGTACCATCGAAAAACTGGTGCTGAATTATCCGGGATTGCTGAATGTTGAAAATGCGGTGGCAGCATCTGCATTGTCACTTTTGGCGGGTGTTTCTGCGGAAGAAATTCGTGGTGCAATGGCAACTTATGCTGGTGTTAAACGCCGGTTCGACATTCACCTGAAAAACGAAAACTTTGTACTGATTGATGACTATGCGCATCATCCCGAAGAACTTCGCGCAACCATTCAATCGGTTCGCGACATTTATAAAGACCGGACGTTGACGGGCGTATTCCAGCCGCACTTATACAGCCGCACCAACGATTTTGCTGATGGGTTTGCTAAGAGTTTAGATCTTTTGGATGAAATTGTGCTGCTCGATATTTACCCGGCACGTGAGTTACCGATGGAAGGCGTGACTTCGGATTTGATTTTTAAACAATTGAAAAATACAAACAAAAGATTGTGTGCCAAGGCAGAATTGGTAAAACTGGCTGCCACATTTAAACCGGGAATAATAATCATGATGGGCGCAGGCGATATTGACACGCTGGTTGAACCGGTAAAAGGGCAATTGTTGAAGTATGAGGATCGTTAA
- a CDS encoding UDP-N-acetylmuramoyl-L-alanyl-D-glutamate--2,6-diaminopimelate ligase, which yields MKPLKDILAGIGLLETRGDLSVQVRSIQFDSRKVEAGDLFVAVKGTHVDGHQYIAKAIQLGAVAVVCEDVPENFPSGVVLVKIENTQINFGKMAAAFYNNPSTNLKVVGVTGTNGKTTIASLLYKTFCLLGYKVGLISTIKYYVGEDEFHATHTTPDALQIQELMAKMVDAGCEYCFMEVSSHAIDQDRISGIDFDGGIFTNLTHDHLDYHKTFAEYLKAKKKFFDQLPSTAFALTNADDKNGMVMLQNTKAAKQTYSLRSLANFHCKVLEKHFDGMLLSIDGQEVWTHFTGVFNASNLMAVMGATLLLGVDRDEILRILSELRPVSGRFEILRSPEGKYAVVDYAHTPDAIQNVLSGIAEIRTGNEQVITVVGAGGDRDKTKRPEMAQEAVRLSDKVILTSDNPRSEEPEQILADMEAGIEAHQKHKVLSIVNRKEAIKTACMLAKPGDIILVAGKGHEDYQEIKGVKYHFDDKEVINEIFGNN from the coding sequence ATGAAACCGTTAAAAGATATACTTGCAGGCATAGGGTTGCTCGAAACCAGAGGAGATTTATCTGTTCAGGTTCGCAGTATTCAGTTCGATTCGCGAAAGGTTGAAGCTGGCGATTTGTTTGTTGCTGTTAAAGGAACACACGTTGATGGTCATCAATATATTGCCAAAGCGATACAGTTGGGTGCTGTCGCTGTGGTTTGTGAAGATGTTCCGGAAAATTTCCCTTCGGGTGTGGTATTGGTAAAAATTGAAAATACCCAAATCAATTTCGGGAAAATGGCCGCGGCCTTTTACAATAACCCATCAACCAATTTAAAGGTTGTTGGAGTTACCGGAACCAATGGGAAGACAACGATTGCCAGTCTTCTTTACAAGACTTTCTGCTTACTTGGATATAAAGTCGGATTAATTTCGACCATAAAATATTACGTTGGCGAGGATGAATTTCATGCCACGCACACCACACCTGATGCGTTGCAGATTCAGGAGCTGATGGCTAAAATGGTTGATGCCGGATGTGAATATTGCTTTATGGAGGTTAGTTCGCATGCCATCGATCAGGATCGGATTAGCGGAATTGATTTCGATGGAGGCATTTTCACCAACCTGACGCACGATCACCTGGATTACCACAAAACTTTTGCTGAATACCTGAAAGCAAAGAAGAAATTTTTTGATCAGCTTCCTTCAACCGCTTTTGCTTTGACCAACGCCGACGATAAAAACGGAATGGTGATGCTTCAGAATACGAAGGCAGCAAAGCAAACCTATTCGCTTCGGTCGTTGGCCAACTTCCATTGCAAAGTGCTCGAAAAACATTTCGATGGAATGCTCCTGAGTATTGATGGTCAGGAAGTTTGGACGCATTTTACTGGTGTTTTCAATGCAAGTAACCTGATGGCTGTTATGGGCGCTACCCTTCTTTTGGGTGTTGACCGCGACGAGATACTTCGGATTCTGAGTGAATTGCGTCCTGTTTCAGGCCGTTTCGAAATTCTTCGTTCGCCGGAAGGGAAATATGCTGTTGTTGATTATGCGCATACTCCCGATGCCATTCAGAATGTTTTATCCGGAATTGCTGAAATACGAACTGGGAACGAACAGGTAATTACAGTAGTTGGTGCTGGTGGCGACCGCGATAAAACGAAACGTCCGGAAATGGCGCAGGAAGCTGTCCGCCTAAGCGATAAAGTAATCCTGACTTCAGATAATCCTCGTTCGGAAGAGCCTGAACAAATTTTGGCCGACATGGAAGCTGGCATTGAGGCTCATCAAAAGCACAAAGTTTTGTCGATTGTGAACCGCAAAGAAGCCATTAAAACGGCTTGTATGCTTGCTAAACCCGGCGACATTATTTTGGTTGCAGGGAAAGGTCACGAAGACTATCAGGAAATAAAGGGAGTGAAATATCATTTCGACGACAAAGAAGTGATTAACGAGATTTTTGGAAATAATTAA
- the murD gene encoding UDP-N-acetylmuramoyl-L-alanine--D-glutamate ligase, translating to MNKRAVILGAAESGVGAAILARKQGFDVFVSDLGTIKDKYKKELTDRQFDFEEGQHTEEKILNADLVIKSPGIPDKAPLIKKLKEKGVSIISEIEFAGRYTSAKKVCITGSNGKTTTTLLIYHMFQKAGLNVGLAGNVGQSMAWQVAEQNFDYYVIELSSFQLDGMYEFKADIAILLNITPDHLDRYDYKMQNYVDSKFRIAQNQTADDLFIYCADDPVVKLEMSKRKLGARCIPFGLGVPPAEGAGIIDNNMIINWEQNIFTMSILDIALQGSHNTYNSMAAGISGKAVNIRNEKIRESMADFKGVEHRLERFLKVHGIEFINDSKATNINSTWYALESMTQKTVWIVGGIDKGNDYSELFELVKSKVKAIVCLGVDNSKILEAFKTLGIDMVETQSMEDAVRSAYFLAKNGDTVLLSPACASFDLFENYEDRGHQFKQAVREL from the coding sequence ATGAATAAAAGAGCAGTCATATTAGGAGCCGCCGAAAGTGGAGTAGGTGCAGCCATTCTGGCGCGCAAGCAGGGCTTCGACGTGTTTGTATCTGACCTTGGAACGATCAAAGACAAATACAAAAAAGAATTGACCGATCGTCAGTTCGACTTTGAAGAAGGCCAACATACGGAAGAGAAAATATTAAATGCGGATTTGGTTATTAAGAGTCCTGGTATTCCGGATAAAGCGCCGCTGATTAAGAAACTGAAAGAAAAGGGAGTTTCTATTATTTCTGAAATCGAATTTGCCGGAAGATATACTTCAGCAAAAAAGGTTTGCATTACCGGAAGCAACGGAAAAACTACTACCACACTGCTGATCTATCACATGTTTCAGAAAGCGGGTTTAAATGTGGGTTTGGCCGGAAATGTTGGACAAAGCATGGCCTGGCAGGTAGCAGAACAGAATTTCGACTACTACGTGATTGAATTGAGCAGTTTCCAGTTGGACGGGATGTACGAATTCAAAGCCGACATTGCCATTTTGCTGAATATCACCCCCGATCATTTGGATCGGTACGACTATAAAATGCAGAACTACGTGGATTCGAAATTCAGGATTGCGCAAAATCAGACTGCCGATGATCTTTTCATCTATTGCGCTGATGATCCGGTAGTGAAGCTTGAAATGTCGAAACGGAAACTGGGCGCCAGATGTATTCCTTTCGGATTGGGTGTTCCACCTGCAGAAGGCGCTGGAATTATTGATAACAACATGATTATTAACTGGGAACAAAATATTTTTACTATGTCTATTTTAGATATTGCATTACAGGGGAGCCACAATACCTACAATTCGATGGCTGCGGGTATTTCAGGAAAGGCAGTGAACATCAGGAATGAAAAAATTCGTGAGAGCATGGCCGATTTCAAAGGAGTTGAACATCGTCTCGAACGGTTTTTGAAAGTTCATGGCATTGAGTTCATCAACGACTCAAAAGCTACGAACATCAACTCAACCTGGTATGCGCTCGAAAGTATGACGCAGAAGACGGTTTGGATTGTCGGGGGAATTGATAAAGGAAACGACTATTCGGAGTTGTTCGAATTGGTTAAATCGAAGGTAAAAGCTATCGTTTGCCTTGGAGTTGACAATTCAAAAATTCTGGAAGCCTTTAAAACCCTTGGAATTGATATGGTTGAAACGCAATCGATGGAAGATGCTGTTCGTTCGGCCTATTTTCTGGCTAAGAATGGCGATACCGTTTTGCTTTCACCGGCATGTGCAAGTTTCGATTTATTCGAAAATTACGAGGACCGCGGTCATCAGTTTAAACAGGCAGTAAGGGAATTGTAA